The sequence CTGGACCGTGGTCGTGAAGGCCCGGTGGAGCGCCGACAGGTCCAGGCCGTCCGGCAACTGGCTGGGTCTCAAATATAAGATATCGTCGCCGACTCCAGTTATGAAATCATGGGTCACCACCGGCCAAAAGACCGCCAAGGTCATGACGGCCAGAGAGATGCAGACGAGCGGCGCTTTCGGCGTTCCGGCGCCTGGTTCAAGACCTGCTAGGCGAGAGAGGAGATTCACGGCGCGACCCCTGCGGGCCGCGCCAGGCTCCCGGCCTGGTCGCGCAGATAGCGCCGGAAGGCGCGGCGCGCGCGCGGCGTGCCCAGCCGACCCAAGGCCACGGCCGCGCTCGACTGCACGTCCTCGCTCGGGTCCTTGAGCAGTCTGACCAGGGCCGGCACGGCCGAGTCGGCGGCCGCTCCGATGTTGCCCAGGGCCAGGGCGGCGCTGGCCCGGACCCGCCGGTCGGAGTGCTTGAGGTTGGACAGCAGGGCCGGCAAAGCCGCTGCCGCCTTGGCGCCGCGCTTGCCGGCCTCGTCGGCGGCACGGGCCCGGGCGCGTGCGTCGCCCTTGCGCAAGGTCTTGATGAGCTCCGGAAGCGGGTCGTTCTCCGGCTTGGGCCGGCCATGATCCTCCGCCAGAGCGGTCTCAGCGGGGGGGGCCGGCCGCAGTCCGGCGCCCGGCGCCCCCGGCGGCAGGCGCTCCGGATCGTTCGGCGCAGCCACTGTCGCGGGACCCGGCCCGGAGCGAGGCGAGGTCCCGGCCAAAGCAATCGCCGGCTCCGCATTATCCCGCGGCCCGGCGCCGGGAGGACCCGGCGGCAGGCTCTCCGGGATCCCTGGGGCGGGCCCCATGGCCGGCTCGGTGTCGGCCAGCAGCTTGTCGAGCTCCGTGTTTCGTTCCTGCGCGCTGGGCCGGCCAGGGGCGGCCGGGCTGGGAAAGGCTTCCGGAGCGGGCCGGGCCGTTGCCGATGAGGCGGCCGGGGCCGCGGACGGGAGTTCGAGCTCCGCGATCTCTGCGCGCGGAGCGGCAGGCGTCTGGGCTGCGAGGCGCTGGACCAAGCCGAGCCGGCCCGGCTGGAGGGAGGGTCTGCAGGCCTTGAGCTCCTCGGTCTTGGCGGTCTGGGAATCGAGACCCTCGGCGGAGGCGGAGGTGTCCTCCTGCCCCAGCTTCCTGAGCCAGTAGCGGCCCGTCAGGCGCGCCATGCCGCTCTCGTCTCCGAGCGCTTCGGCGAGAACGCCGGAGGCAGCCACGCCCATGCTGCCCAGCCAATGGATGGCCGTGATGCGCACGTGCCGGCAGGGCTCTTCCTTCAAGATCTCGGCCAAGGCCGGCAGGGCCGGCCGGCCCAGGCGCCCCAGAAAGTGGACCGCGGTCAGGCGCACCTGCCAATCCGCGTCGCGCGCCGCGTACTCGAGCAGCGGGCGGCCCGCGGCCCCGTAGGGCTCGAGCTCATGCACGGCATGGATGCGCTCGTTCCACAGGCCGAGCTTGAGATCGGCCGAGAGCGCGGCCAAATGGGCTCCGTCGGTGCTGGCGACGCTGGCCCAGACGCTCACGCCTTCCTGGTCCGGCGCCTGCGCGGCCGCCAGAGGCCGCAGGAAG comes from Elusimicrobiota bacterium and encodes:
- a CDS encoding HEAT repeat domain-containing protein, with amino-acid sequence MARVFWGILACAFLRPLAAAQAPDQEGVSVWASVASTDGAHLAALSADLKLGLWNERIHAVHELEPYGAAGRPLLEYAARDADWQVRLTAVHFLGRLGRPALPALAEILKEEPCRHVRITAIHWLGSMGVAASGVLAEALGDESGMARLTGRYWLRKLGQEDTSASAEGLDSQTAKTEELKACRPSLQPGRLGLVQRLAAQTPAAPRAEIAELELPSAAPAASSATARPAPEAFPSPAAPGRPSAQERNTELDKLLADTEPAMGPAPGIPESLPPGPPGAGPRDNAEPAIALAGTSPRSGPGPATVAAPNDPERLPPGAPGAGLRPAPPAETALAEDHGRPKPENDPLPELIKTLRKGDARARARAADEAGKRGAKAAAALPALLSNLKHSDRRVRASAALALGNIGAAADSAVPALVRLLKDPSEDVQSSAAVALGRLGTPRARRAFRRYLRDQAGSLARPAGVAP